In Streptomyces sp. NBC_00433, a single genomic region encodes these proteins:
- the rodA gene encoding rod shape-determining protein RodA gives MSTHGYTNVRRFTPEKSTLGKLLARDSIVRRMDWLLLFAALLLCGIGTLLVYSATRNRTSLTHGDQYYFLLRHLMNAGIGAGLGIGAVVIGHRRMRDVVPFYYALAILGILAVLSPLGSTVNGAHSWIIIGGGFSLQPSEFVKVAIILGMAVVLSARVDAGDREHPDHRTVLQSLGLAALPIAIIMLMPDLGSVMVLGAIVLGVLLASGASNRWVFGLIASGIGGALLVWQLGILDKYQIDRFAAFANPALDPSGVGYNTSQARIAIGSGGLLGKGLFHGSQTTGQFVPEQQTDFVFSVAGEELGFVGAAFIILLIGVILWRGCAIARGATDLYGTIVAAGIVAWFAFQAFENIGMTLGIMPVAGIPLPFVSYGGSSMFANCVAIGLLQSVKMQRPMSA, from the coding sequence ATGAGCACCCACGGCTACACCAACGTCCGCCGCTTCACCCCGGAGAAGTCGACCCTCGGCAAGCTCCTCGCGCGCGACTCGATAGTGCGCCGGATGGACTGGCTGCTGCTCTTCGCCGCCCTGCTGCTGTGCGGCATCGGCACCCTGCTGGTCTACTCGGCGACCCGCAACCGCACCAGCCTCACGCACGGCGACCAGTACTACTTCCTGCTGCGGCACCTGATGAACGCCGGCATCGGGGCCGGGCTCGGCATCGGCGCGGTCGTCATAGGCCACCGCAGGATGCGGGACGTGGTGCCCTTCTACTACGCCCTGGCCATCCTCGGCATCCTCGCGGTGCTCAGCCCGCTCGGCTCCACCGTCAACGGCGCGCACTCCTGGATCATCATCGGCGGCGGCTTCTCGCTGCAGCCGTCGGAATTCGTCAAGGTCGCGATCATCCTCGGCATGGCGGTGGTGCTGTCGGCCCGGGTCGACGCGGGCGACCGCGAACACCCCGACCACCGCACCGTCCTGCAATCCCTGGGCCTGGCCGCGCTGCCCATAGCGATCATCATGCTGATGCCGGACCTCGGCTCGGTGATGGTGCTCGGCGCGATCGTCCTCGGCGTCCTGCTCGCCTCCGGCGCCTCCAACCGCTGGGTCTTCGGCCTGATCGCCTCCGGCATCGGCGGCGCCCTGCTGGTCTGGCAGCTCGGCATCCTCGACAAATACCAGATCGACCGCTTCGCGGCCTTCGCCAACCCCGCGCTCGACCCCTCTGGCGTCGGCTACAACACCAGCCAGGCGCGTATCGCCATCGGCTCGGGCGGCCTGCTCGGCAAGGGCCTCTTCCACGGCAGCCAGACCACCGGCCAGTTCGTCCCCGAGCAGCAGACGGACTTCGTCTTCTCCGTCGCGGGCGAGGAGTTGGGCTTCGTCGGCGCGGCCTTCATCATCCTGCTGATCGGCGTCATCCTCTGGCGCGGCTGCGCCATCGCCCGCGGCGCCACCGACCTCTACGGCACGATCGTGGCCGCCGGCATCGTGGCGTGGTTCGCCTTCCAGGCCTTCGAGAACATCGGCATGACGCTGGGCATCATGCCGGTCGCGGGTATTCCCCTGCCCTTTGTGTCCTACGGGGGGTCATCCATGTTCGCGAACTGCGTGGCCATAGGACTGTTGCAATCGGTGAAGATGCAACGCCCCATGTCGGCCTAG
- a CDS encoding CYTH and CHAD domain-containing protein, whose protein sequence is MAKKVRETERKYDADDGAGTVRADFAGLAPAERALDAVTLEAVYYDTAGLALAAHKVTLRRRTGGDDAGWHLKLPAAQADTRTEVQVPLTPAADGPPRELREEVAALVRGRELHPVVRLTTSRRRVLLLEADGATLAEVAYDRVAAEVLPDGPRSQWSEVEVELGTGDPALLDAAEERLTAAGLHRSASASKLARALGGLLVAPPSPPPAVPGSAGQTAVGYLHAQLAAILALDPAVRRDEEDAVHQMRVATRRARSALKSFRKELDRSATDPLGDELKWLAAVLGAERDREVLAERLAARLAELDDALATDAVRDRLHGLAAGTSTASHTALLDTLDGARYFGLLDTLEALVAAPPYRRGARKPADEAAAATVGRDLARLRRGIEAALALEPGDDKDVALHEARKAAKRARYSGEAVHPVLGAAAKAHTGRMKSLQQLLGEHQDSVLCRSALATAAAAARAAGEDPAPYDALLDAERARAAAVEAELPGAWERADQEV, encoded by the coding sequence ATGGCCAAGAAAGTGCGGGAGACCGAGCGGAAGTACGACGCCGACGACGGCGCCGGTACCGTACGGGCGGACTTCGCCGGGCTGGCCCCCGCGGAGAGAGCGCTGGACGCCGTCACGCTGGAGGCGGTGTACTACGACACCGCCGGCCTGGCGCTGGCCGCTCACAAGGTCACGCTCAGACGGCGCACCGGCGGCGACGACGCCGGGTGGCACCTGAAGCTGCCCGCCGCGCAGGCCGACACCCGCACCGAGGTGCAGGTCCCGCTGACCCCCGCCGCCGACGGCCCGCCGCGCGAGCTGCGCGAGGAGGTGGCCGCGCTGGTGAGGGGCAGGGAACTGCACCCGGTCGTGCGGCTCACGACGTCGCGGCGCCGGGTGCTGCTGCTGGAAGCGGACGGTGCCACGCTCGCCGAGGTCGCCTACGACCGGGTGGCGGCCGAGGTGCTGCCCGATGGCCCGCGCTCGCAGTGGTCCGAGGTCGAGGTGGAGCTGGGCACCGGCGACCCGGCGCTGCTCGACGCCGCCGAGGAGCGGCTCACCGCGGCCGGCCTGCACCGCTCGGCCTCGGCCTCGAAGCTGGCGCGGGCGCTCGGCGGGCTGCTGGTCGCCCCGCCGTCGCCGCCGCCCGCGGTGCCTGGCAGCGCTGGCCAGACCGCCGTCGGCTATCTGCACGCCCAGCTCGCCGCGATCCTGGCCCTCGACCCGGCCGTCCGCAGGGACGAGGAGGACGCCGTCCACCAGATGCGGGTCGCCACCCGCAGGGCCCGCAGCGCGCTGAAGAGCTTCCGCAAGGAGCTGGACCGGTCGGCCACCGACCCGCTGGGCGACGAGCTGAAATGGCTGGCCGCGGTCCTCGGCGCCGAGCGCGACCGGGAGGTGCTCGCCGAGCGGCTGGCGGCCCGGCTCGCCGAACTGGACGACGCCCTGGCCACCGACGCCGTGCGGGACCGGCTGCACGGGCTGGCGGCGGGCACGTCGACCGCCTCGCACACCGCCCTGCTCGACACCCTCGACGGCGCCCGCTACTTCGGCCTGCTCGACACCCTTGAAGCGCTGGTCGCCGCACCGCCCTACCGCCGCGGCGCCCGCAAGCCCGCAGACGAGGCCGCCGCCGCGACCGTGGGGCGGGACCTGGCACGGCTGCGGCGCGGCATCGAGGCGGCGCTCGCGCTGGAGCCCGGGGACGACAAGGACGTCGCACTGCACGAGGCGCGCAAGGCCGCCAAGCGCGCCCGCTATTCCGGCGAGGCGGTACACCCGGTGCTGGGGGCCGCCGCGAAGGCGCACACCGGCCGGATGAAGTCCTTGCAGCAGCTGCTCGGCGAGCACCAGGACAGCGTCCTGTGCCGGAGCGCGCTGGCCACCGCCGCGGCCGCGGCGCGGGCCGCGGGCGAGGACCCTGCGCCCTACGACGCGCTGCTGGACGCCGAGCGGGCGCGGGCCGCCGCCGTCGAGGCGGAGCTGCCCGGGGCGTGGGAGCGAGCGGACCAGGAGGTCTGA
- a CDS encoding TIGR03960 family B12-binding radical SAM protein, translating to MPVESVFPRLEALLPHVQKPIQYVGGELNSTVKEWDATDVRWALMYPDAYEVGLPNQGVMILYEVLNEREGVLAERTYSVWPDLEALMREHGVPQFTVDAHRPVRAFDVFGLSFSTELGYTNMLAALDLAGIPLLAADRTLDDPIVLAGGHAAFNPEPIADFIDAAVIGDGEQAVLEMTEVIRAWKAEGRPGGRDEVLLRLAKTGGVYVPRFYDVEYLADGRIARVVPNRSGVPWRVSKHTVMDLDEWPYPKQPLVPLAETVHERMSVEIFRGCTRGCRFCQAGMITRPVRERSITGIGEMVEAGLKATGFEEVGLLSLSSADHSEIADVAKGLADRYEADKIGLSLPSTRVDAFNIDLANELTRNGRRSGLTFAPEGGSERIRKVINKMVSEEDLIRTVATAYGNGWRQVKLYFMCGLPTETDEDVLQIAEMAKKVIAKGREVTGQNDIRCTVSIGGFVPKPHTPFQWAPQLGVAETDARLEKLRDAIRGDRKYGRNIGFRYHDGKPGIIEGLLSRGDRRVGSVIRAVYEDGGRFDGWREHFSYDRWLRACEAALPAEGLDLAWYTTRERTAEEVLPWDHLDSGLDKDWLWEDWQDALDETEVDDCRWTPCFDCGVCPQFDTWPQVGPTGKTMLPLTVVNATTSGNTEQ from the coding sequence ATGCCTGTCGAGTCGGTCTTCCCGCGCTTGGAAGCACTTCTCCCGCACGTCCAGAAGCCGATCCAGTACGTGGGCGGGGAGCTGAACTCCACCGTCAAGGAATGGGACGCCACCGACGTGCGGTGGGCGCTGATGTACCCCGACGCCTACGAGGTCGGCCTGCCCAACCAGGGCGTCATGATCCTCTACGAGGTGCTCAACGAGCGCGAGGGCGTGCTCGCCGAGCGCACCTACAGCGTGTGGCCCGACCTGGAAGCGCTGATGCGCGAGCACGGTGTGCCCCAGTTCACGGTCGACGCGCACCGCCCGGTCCGCGCCTTCGACGTCTTCGGCCTCAGCTTCTCCACCGAGCTGGGCTACACGAACATGCTGGCCGCGCTCGACCTGGCCGGCATCCCGCTGCTCGCGGCCGACCGCACCCTGGACGACCCGATCGTGCTGGCCGGCGGCCACGCCGCCTTCAATCCCGAGCCGATCGCCGACTTCATCGACGCGGCCGTGATCGGCGACGGCGAGCAGGCCGTGCTGGAGATGACCGAGGTCATCCGCGCCTGGAAGGCCGAGGGGCGCCCCGGCGGCCGCGACGAGGTGCTGCTGCGGCTCGCGAAGACCGGCGGGGTGTACGTGCCGCGCTTCTACGACGTCGAATACCTCGCCGACGGCCGGATCGCCCGGGTCGTGCCCAACCGCAGCGGTGTGCCGTGGCGGGTGTCCAAGCACACCGTCATGGACCTCGACGAGTGGCCGTATCCCAAGCAGCCGCTGGTGCCGCTCGCGGAGACCGTGCACGAGCGGATGTCGGTGGAGATCTTCCGCGGCTGCACCCGTGGCTGCCGCTTCTGCCAGGCCGGCATGATCACCCGCCCGGTGCGGGAGCGGTCCATCACCGGCATCGGCGAGATGGTCGAGGCGGGCCTGAAGGCCACCGGCTTCGAGGAGGTCGGCCTGCTGTCGCTGTCGTCCGCCGACCACAGCGAGATCGCCGACGTGGCCAAGGGCCTCGCCGACCGCTACGAGGCCGACAAGATCGGCCTGTCGCTGCCGTCCACCCGGGTCGACGCCTTCAACATCGACCTGGCCAACGAGCTGACCCGCAACGGCCGCCGCTCGGGCCTGACCTTCGCCCCCGAGGGCGGCTCCGAGCGCATCCGCAAGGTCATCAACAAGATGGTCTCGGAAGAGGACCTGATCCGTACCGTCGCCACCGCCTACGGCAACGGCTGGCGGCAGGTGAAGCTCTACTTCATGTGCGGGCTGCCCACCGAGACCGACGAGGACGTCCTGCAGATCGCCGAGATGGCGAAGAAGGTCATCGCCAAGGGCCGCGAGGTCACCGGGCAGAACGACATCCGCTGCACCGTCTCCATCGGCGGTTTCGTCCCCAAGCCGCACACCCCCTTCCAGTGGGCGCCGCAGCTCGGCGTGGCGGAGACCGACGCGCGCCTGGAGAAGCTCCGCGACGCGATCCGCGGCGACCGCAAGTACGGCCGCAACATCGGCTTCCGCTACCACGACGGCAAGCCCGGCATCATCGAGGGCCTGCTCTCCCGCGGCGACCGCCGGGTCGGCTCCGTCATCCGCGCGGTCTACGAGGACGGCGGCCGCTTCGACGGCTGGCGCGAGCACTTCTCCTACGACCGCTGGCTGCGCGCCTGCGAGGCCGCACTGCCCGCCGAGGGCCTCGACCTCGCCTGGTACACGACCCGCGAGCGCACCGCCGAGGAGGTCCTCCCGTGGGACCACCTCGACTCGGGCCTGGACAAGGACTGGCTGTGGGAGGACTGGCAGGACGCCCTCGACGAGACCGAGGTCGACGACTGCCGCTGGACCCCCTGCTTCGACTGCGGTGTCTGCCCGCAGTTCGACACGTGGCCACAAGTGGGTCCGACCGGTAAGACGATGCTGCCCCTCACGGTCGTCAACGCTACGACCAGCGGAAACACCGAGCAGTAG
- a CDS encoding helix-turn-helix domain-containing protein — protein MAAASDVSTRRLHQEPEAVTWAREKAGLTKRALARRVGISEQLMGDIESGWRSATPAILMKIAKVVNCPVLFLERKRATR, from the coding sequence ATGGCCGCCGCATCCGATGTGAGCACGCGCAGGCTGCACCAGGAGCCGGAAGCCGTCACCTGGGCACGTGAGAAGGCCGGTCTGACCAAGAGGGCGCTTGCCCGGCGCGTGGGCATTTCCGAGCAGCTCATGGGCGACATCGAGTCCGGCTGGCGCAGTGCGACGCCCGCCATCCTGATGAAGATCGCCAAGGTGGTCAATTGCCCGGTGCTCTTCCTGGAACGCAAACGGGCGACACGCTGA
- a CDS encoding creatininase family protein produces MDDLITQATSGDEHRRGKAVAVLPVGSFEQHGEHLPLITDTAIASLIARRIADDHGLFLLPPITISCSHEHATLAGTVSISAATLYAMVNDIWRSLEAAGTPGLLIVSGHGGNYVLSNVVQEINVNGPRVALFPVHEDRAQARRDAELESGTAEDMHGGEFEVSLLLHGAPHLVGEGVETTDHVAPDRRHLLTVGMAGYTTNGTVGQPSLATDAKGKALLDSFSRSAEAHLALIDGSSRS; encoded by the coding sequence ATGGACGATCTGATCACGCAAGCCACGTCAGGTGATGAGCACCGAAGGGGGAAGGCCGTTGCCGTCCTTCCGGTGGGAAGCTTCGAGCAACACGGCGAACATCTTCCGCTGATCACCGACACCGCCATCGCGTCTCTCATCGCCCGGCGTATCGCCGACGATCACGGCCTCTTCCTCCTCCCCCCGATCACGATCTCCTGTTCTCACGAGCACGCGACCCTGGCCGGCACGGTGAGCATCAGCGCGGCCACGCTGTACGCCATGGTCAACGACATCTGGCGGTCACTCGAAGCGGCGGGCACTCCCGGGCTGCTCATCGTCAGCGGCCACGGCGGAAATTACGTCCTCTCGAACGTCGTCCAGGAGATCAACGTCAACGGTCCCCGCGTCGCACTCTTCCCCGTCCACGAGGACCGCGCCCAGGCCCGCCGGGACGCCGAGTTGGAGAGCGGCACCGCTGAGGACATGCACGGCGGAGAGTTCGAGGTCTCGCTCCTCCTCCATGGGGCGCCCCACCTCGTCGGCGAAGGAGTGGAGACGACAGACCACGTAGCGCCCGATCGGCGGCACCTGCTCACCGTGGGTATGGCCGGCTACACGACGAACGGCACCGTCGGACAACCGTCGCTGGCCACCGACGCCAAGGGCAAAGCCCTTCTGGACAGCTTTTCGCGCTCGGCAGAAGCCCATCTCGCGCTGATTGACGGGAGCAGCCGCAGTTAG
- a CDS encoding IS630 family transposase: MSALTLCLLLGGECGDLRGQVRDALRCPRQCHSLLGADEDTVRDVIHRFNEIGLACLDPRWAGGRPRLLSPDDEDFVVATAATRPTKLGQPFSRWSIRKLAAYLRKVHGRVIRIGREALRCLLARRGITFQRTKTWKESPDPERDTRLDRIEQVLERVPDRVFAFDEFGPLGIRPTGGSCWAENGRPERHPATYHRTQGVRYFHGCYSIGDDTLWGVNRHKKGASNTLAALKSIRAARPDGAPIYVILDNLSAHKGDKIRRWAKKKRVELCFTPTYASWANPIEAHFGPLRQFTIANSNYGNHTAQTRALHAYLRWRCNNARHPDVLAAQRRERARVRSEKRIGSGARSGDV; encoded by the coding sequence ATGAGTGCGTTAACCCTGTGCCTCCTGCTGGGCGGCGAGTGCGGTGATCTGCGGGGTCAGGTCCGGGATGCGCTGCGCTGCCCGCGCCAGTGCCACAGCCTTCTGGGTGCCGACGAGGACACCGTCCGCGACGTGATCCACCGGTTCAACGAGATCGGCCTGGCCTGCCTGGACCCTCGGTGGGCGGGAGGCCGTCCCCGCCTGCTCAGTCCCGACGACGAGGACTTCGTCGTGGCGACGGCAGCTACCCGCCCGACCAAGCTCGGCCAGCCCTTCAGCCGCTGGTCCATCCGGAAACTCGCCGCCTACCTGCGGAAAGTGCACGGCCGTGTCATACGGATCGGCCGTGAGGCGTTACGGTGCCTGCTCGCCCGTCGCGGCATCACCTTTCAGCGCACCAAGACCTGGAAGGAGTCTCCAGACCCCGAGCGCGACACCAGGCTCGACCGCATCGAGCAGGTCCTGGAACGCGTCCCCGACCGCGTCTTCGCATTCGACGAGTTCGGACCACTGGGCATCCGCCCCACCGGCGGGTCCTGCTGGGCCGAGAATGGCCGACCCGAGCGACATCCCGCGACCTACCACCGCACTCAAGGGGTGCGCTACTTCCACGGCTGCTACTCCATCGGCGACGACACCCTGTGGGGCGTCAACCGGCACAAGAAGGGTGCGTCGAACACCTTGGCCGCGCTCAAGTCGATCCGCGCGGCCCGCCCAGACGGCGCCCCGATCTACGTCATCCTGGACAACCTCTCCGCCCACAAGGGCGACAAGATCCGCCGTTGGGCGAAGAAAAAGCGAGTCGAACTGTGCTTCACACCGACCTATGCGTCCTGGGCCAACCCGATCGAGGCCCACTTCGGGCCGCTGCGGCAATTCACCATCGCCAATTCCAACTACGGCAACCACACCGCCCAGACCCGGGCTCTGCATGCCTATCTACGCTGGCGCTGCAATAATGCGCGTCATCCCGATGTCCTCGCAGCTCAACGGCGCGAACGCGCCCGCGTCCGGAGCGAGAAGAGGATTGGGTCTGGTGCACGATCGGGTGACGTCTGA
- a CDS encoding IS3 family transposase (programmed frameshift) yields the protein MPKPYPEEFRQDVVRVARNRGPGVTVEQVAADFGVHAMTLFKWMRHADIDEGTKPGTTRQESAELREARRRIKLLEQENEVLRRAAAYLSQANLPKRIYPLVKELAAGGTPVTVACRVLKLSRQPYYRWLDKPVADAALEEAYRANALFDAHREDPEFGYRFLADEARAGGAGMADRTAWRICRDNRWWSVFGKKRGSVKKAGPPVHDDLVRRDFTASAPNRLWLTDITEHATGEGKLYLCAVKDVFSKRIVGYSIDSRMKSRLAVAALANAVARRESVAGCVLHSDRGSQFRSRKFVRALDRHQIVGSIGRVGAAGDNAAMESFFSLLQKNVLDRRQWATRQELRIAIVTWIERTYHRRRRQASLGRLTPVEYETVMTTPALQAA from the exons GTGCCCAAGCCTTATCCGGAAGAGTTCCGTCAGGACGTCGTGCGGGTCGCGAGGAACCGCGGCCCGGGCGTGACGGTCGAGCAGGTGGCCGCCGACTTCGGCGTGCACGCGATGACGCTGTTCAAGTGGATGCGCCACGCGGACATCGACGAGGGGACAAAGCCCGGAACTACCCGCCAGGAGAGTGCGGAGCTGCGGGAAGCACGGCGGCGGATCAAGCTGCTGGAACAGGAGAACGAGGTCCTTCGCCGGGCCGCGGCCTATCTGTCGCAGGCGAACCTGCCG AAAAGGATCTACCCGCTCGTGAAAGAGCTGGCCGCAGGCGGTACTCCCGTCACGGTCGCGTGCCGGGTCCTGAAGCTCTCCCGCCAGCCCTACTACCGCTGGCTGGACAAGCCAGTGGCCGATGCCGCGCTCGAGGAGGCGTATCGAGCGAACGCGTTGTTCGACGCCCACCGGGAGGATCCGGAGTTCGGCTATCGCTTCCTTGCCGACGAGGCCCGCGCCGGGGGAGCCGGTATGGCGGACCGGACCGCGTGGCGGATCTGCCGGGACAACCGCTGGTGGAGCGTGTTCGGCAAGAAGCGCGGCAGCGTCAAGAAGGCCGGACCGCCGGTCCACGACGACCTCGTCCGCCGCGACTTCACCGCGAGTGCGCCGAATCGGCTGTGGCTCACCGACATCACCGAACACGCCACGGGGGAAGGAAAGCTGTATCTCTGCGCAGTCAAGGACGTCTTCAGCAAGAGGATCGTGGGCTACTCCATCGACTCGCGGATGAAGTCGCGCCTGGCCGTCGCAGCCCTGGCCAATGCCGTTGCCCGACGCGAGAGCGTTGCCGGGTGCGTTCTGCACAGCGATCGCGGATCGCAATTTCGCTCCCGGAAATTCGTCCGGGCGCTGGACCGCCACCAGATCGTCGGCTCGATAGGGAGGGTCGGGGCGGCAGGCGACAACGCGGCCATGGAGTCCTTCTTCAGCCTGCTGCAGAAGAACGTCCTCGACCGCCGGCAGTGGGCCACCCGCCAGGAACTGCGGATCGCCATCGTGACCTGGATCGAAAGGACCTACCACCGGCGCCGCAGGCAAGCCTCCCTCGGCCGGCTCACACCCGTCGAGTACGAGACCGTCATGACCACACCGGCCCTCCAGGCCGCGTGA
- a CDS encoding IS982 family transposase, whose amino-acid sequence MKTDLDTLATALYARIDDELKASPWLAPYRPTVGIAPTLSDAELVTLAVMSALLGYTSERRWLRRVGRDFGHLFPYVPQQSGYSKRLRAASSLLTSMIRILAPDTSLWSDDVWLVDSTPVGCGCSRETAKRSDLAGWAQYGYCASHSRYFWGLRLHLVCTLGGLPILFALTGAKADERETLRDMLDTAPDVEATHPGQTIIGDKNYYGREFECDVAERHLQLLRPARKGEAERAGAHLFKPLRQVIESINQTFKGQLDLERHGGKSPAGVAARVLCRILALTAAIWHNDKTGQPIKRSLTAYDH is encoded by the coding sequence GTGAAGACAGACCTGGACACCCTCGCAACGGCACTCTATGCCCGGATCGACGACGAGTTGAAGGCTTCGCCATGGTTGGCTCCGTACCGGCCCACCGTCGGGATCGCGCCCACGCTCAGTGACGCCGAACTGGTCACCCTCGCGGTTATGTCGGCGCTGCTCGGTTACACCTCCGAGCGGCGCTGGCTTCGCCGCGTCGGGCGGGACTTCGGCCACCTCTTTCCCTACGTGCCCCAGCAGTCCGGCTACAGCAAGCGGCTGCGCGCCGCGTCCTCGCTGCTCACCAGCATGATCCGGATCCTCGCTCCGGACACCTCGCTGTGGAGCGATGACGTGTGGCTGGTCGACTCCACCCCGGTCGGCTGCGGGTGCTCGCGGGAGACGGCCAAGCGCTCGGACCTGGCCGGCTGGGCCCAGTACGGCTACTGCGCGTCACACTCACGGTACTTCTGGGGACTGCGGCTGCACCTGGTGTGCACGCTTGGCGGGTTGCCGATCCTGTTCGCACTCACCGGCGCGAAGGCCGACGAGCGGGAGACTCTGCGCGACATGCTCGACACCGCGCCCGACGTCGAAGCCACCCACCCCGGCCAGACGATCATCGGGGACAAGAATTACTACGGTCGCGAGTTCGAGTGTGACGTTGCGGAGCGCCACCTCCAGTTGCTGCGACCGGCCCGCAAGGGGGAGGCCGAGCGGGCCGGGGCGCACCTGTTCAAGCCGCTGCGGCAGGTCATCGAGTCGATCAACCAGACCTTCAAGGGACAGCTCGACCTGGAACGACATGGCGGCAAGAGCCCAGCAGGGGTAGCGGCCCGGGTCTTGTGCCGGATCCTCGCGCTCACGGCAGCGATCTGGCACAACGACAAGACAGGGCAGCCGATCAAGCGGTCACTGACCGCCTACGATCACTGA
- a CDS encoding GntR family transcriptional regulator, with product MSEIQRPGALYRQVAAAIRDAIASGEYPPGAPLPSEAQLIARYQVSRPTVRNAVAALRSEGLLEVIHGKGSFVRGTTSPVLTIDRSVSSNDGGEFTAGSAVEWEEAEEPHIYRTHTNTSTGPLLGLGEDEALFGVDRLLTHAATATRALHRTLIPFATAEGTELADRPDTEPACIYALLAEAGHTLWWSETVRARMPLPDEHAALRLQDATPILETTRVTHGARDRPLILEVLRASADRAQLTYRIAPDRTPKLHTVRI from the coding sequence ATGTCAGAGATCCAGCGCCCAGGAGCGCTCTACCGCCAGGTGGCCGCCGCCATCCGCGACGCCATCGCGTCCGGCGAGTACCCACCCGGAGCCCCGCTCCCCTCCGAAGCCCAGCTCATCGCGCGATACCAGGTCTCCCGCCCCACCGTTCGGAACGCCGTCGCGGCCCTCCGCTCCGAAGGGCTCCTTGAGGTCATCCACGGCAAGGGCAGCTTCGTCCGAGGAACGACGTCCCCAGTCCTGACGATCGATCGATCGGTCAGCAGCAACGACGGCGGAGAATTCACCGCCGGGAGCGCCGTCGAGTGGGAGGAGGCCGAGGAGCCGCACATCTACCGCACCCACACCAACACGTCCACCGGCCCCCTGCTGGGCCTCGGAGAAGACGAAGCACTGTTCGGCGTCGACCGCCTGCTCACCCACGCCGCCACGGCCACACGCGCCCTACACCGAACCCTCATCCCGTTCGCCACCGCCGAGGGCACCGAGCTTGCCGACCGCCCGGACACCGAGCCCGCCTGCATATACGCCCTGCTGGCCGAGGCTGGCCACACCCTCTGGTGGTCGGAGACCGTCCGCGCCCGGATGCCGCTCCCCGACGAGCACGCCGCACTCCGACTCCAGGACGCCACCCCAATCCTGGAAACCACCCGCGTCACCCACGGCGCCAGGGACCGCCCGCTCATCCTGGAAGTCCTCCGCGCAAGCGCAGACCGCGCCCAACTCACTTACCGCATCGCGCCGGACCGCACGCCCAAACTCCACACCGTCCGGATTTGA